The nucleotide window tatttaaatgtcaatttttaaatcctttaggTATCACTTGCACTTCTGGAAGCTAAGGAGAAATGGAAGATGGAGcttggaaacactgaagaaagTGTCAAAGAACTTGAAGCAAAGGTTTTTTCTCTGCAGAGGGAACTAGAGTTAAAGGAGGAGGAAATCCCTGTGATTGTTCGGGCTAAGTTGGCTAAGTCCCGAAGTGAGtggaacaaagaaaaacaagaagaaatccaCAGCATTCAAGAACAAAACGAAAAAGATTACCGCAAATTTTTAGATGATCATCGAAATAAAATTAATGAGGTGCTTGCAACAGCGAAGGAAGATTTTATGAAACAAAAAACCGAGCTGATTCTTCAGAAGGAAGCTGAATTACAGGCATGTCTAGAACAGAAACAAAGAGAGTGGACAATTCAAGAAGGCAAGCAACTCCAGATGGAGATTCACCAATATGAGGAGGATGTTCTGACTGAGATTGAGCTTCTTGTAGAGGAAATTTATGAAGAGCTCAGTGGAATTGAGAACAAACATCTTTCAAAAACTAAACCTCCTTGTTTTCCAAGACGACTAAATGCCCAATATTTGGAAAAACTTAGGGCCTGCATACAGATGGCTTTTAGAGGTACACTGTATCGACTTCTAGAAAATAGTAATCCTGAATGGAAAATGGTATGTTGTCCCAGTGAGCTAAAAATTACTAGCTAGTTATTTAAAGTATTCAGGGTAATGATTAGAAATTACaagtgttatttttttatatatattatgacTTAGAATTTGGAGTATAATATTAATGATAGGACTAACATTGTTAATAATGGTCTAAAAGCTTTTTGAAACTTATCCAAAGAACTGAAGAATCTGCCCCATAGAATCAAAACTTGGCAGACATTTATCCTCTGTCATCTTT belongs to Gracilinanus agilis isolate LMUSP501 unplaced genomic scaffold, AgileGrace unplaced_scaffold42718, whole genome shotgun sequence and includes:
- the LOC123255295 gene encoding centrosomal protein of 152 kDa-like, coding for VSLALLEAKEKWKMELGNTEESVKELEAKVFSLQRELELKEEEIPVIVRAKLAKSRSEWNKEKQEEIHSIQEQNEKDYRKFLDDHRNKINEVLATAKEDFMKQKTELILQKEAELQACLEQKQREWTIQEGKQLQMEIHQYEEDVLTEIELLVEEIYEELSGIENKHLSKTKPPCFPRRLNAQYLEKLRACIQMAFRGTLYRLLENSNPEWKMKNEVMISDTKDLPLEQNGKGETGDQASLPVYNVGHQMQLQKMLKQHNHLYEKIAEP